TATGATCTGGCAAAATATCAAGGATGTTGCGCCCTCGTATCTCGGCATGGGACAGATCAGGGTATTGCGTACCTGAATGATTGCCCCATACCACCATTTTTTTGATATTGCCAATGGGCTGAGAAAGCTTACGCGCTACCTGCGCGATGGCGCGGTTGTGATCAAGCCGCATCATAGAGCTGATATTTTTCGGGTTAAGATCGGGGGCGTTATGTATGACAATTAGTGCATTAGTATTAGCCGGATTACCTACCACTAAAACTTTGACGTGGGGTGCGGCAAACGCATTGAGAATCTTGCCGTGTTCAGCGAAAATACCAGCGTTAATCTCGATTAATTCATTGCGTTCCATGCCCTTGCTACGCGGACGCGCACCAATCAGCAACACAATTTCTGCATCACGAAAGGCAACCTTGGGGTCATCGGTAATGACAACCTGCTGCAACATGGGAAATACACAGTCTTCCAGTTCCATCGCTATTCCGCGCAATGTTTGCTGTGCTTGTGGTATATCCAGCAGTTGCAAGATGATGGGCTGTTCGTGTTCCAGCATATCGCCATTGGCGATGCGAAACAAAAGACTGTAACTGATCTGACCAGCAGCACCAGTGATAGCGATGCGAATAGGTGCTTTCATAGCAATCTCCTACACGATGAATTATGCAGACATTCTGACAGTGTTTGTCAGTCAGGCAAAGGGGGAACTCAAGAGTTCAGTTTAAAGCCAATTTTAGTACAGGTTCAAATACGGGCCGAAAATGTTGCTATCAAATTGAATTGATATGGAAATTATAAATCATAACATTCGACAATACTATCTTAGTAAAGCTTGTCACTTTAATAATGACTGCCCTACAAATTTTAAGACAGATCGTTGCATAACTTAACATATAGAAAGCAGTAAATAGGTGCGAGGCATGTCATAATCTATAGTTATATTCTTGCATAAAAATTACTTGCCAGAATCTCATCATGCAAAAAAATTTACTATGAAAAATTCATTGGTGGCCGTCCTTGTCTGGATTGCCGTCGCTTTGCTTGGATCCGCCGCATTGGGCGGTATAGCGCTGAATCGCGGCGAGTCGATCAACGCACTGTGGTTTGTCACAGCCGCGCTGTGCGTATATGCGATTGCCTACCGTTTCTATGCAACATGGATTGCCACCAAAGTCCTACTCATTGATCCGACTCGTGCTACACCCGCAGAGCGACTCAATAACGGTCGAGATTATATTCCAACCAATCGCTGGATCGTATTTGGGCACCATTTCGCCGCCATTGCGGGACCAGGGCCTCTGGTCGGGCCGACTCTAGCTGCCCAGTTTGGTTACTTGCCAGGTACGCTATGGATATTATTCGGCGCAGTACTCGGGGGCTGTGTGCAGGACATGGTCACGTTATTTTATTCCACCCGTCGTAATGGCCGTAGCTTGGGTCAAATGGCGAGAGACGAACTGGGTGCCATCGGTGGTATTGCCGCACTAGCCACCACGCTGTTTATCATGATTATCCTCATCGCGGTACTTGGCTTGGTAGTGGTCAATGCCATGAAACACAGTCCCTGGGCTACTTCTACCGTGGCTGCCACTATCCCCATCGCTATGTTGGTGGGCCTATATATGCGTACCATCCGCCCGGGCCGCGTGCTCGAAGGTTCGTTACTTGGCGTCATCTTGTTACTGTTAGCTGTGGCGGGTGGTGGATGGATTGAGCACCAACAGAACCTACGCGAGTTTTTTGATTATCCCGGTCTACCATTAGCTTGGATGGTAATTGCTTACGGTTTTGCAGCAGCTATTTTACCCGTATGGCTGTTACTCGCGCCTCGCGATTACCTGTCTACCTACATAAAACTCGGTACTGTCATACTGTTGATGCTGGCCATTGTATGGATGCAACCGAACGTAAAAATGCCCGCATTCACCCAATTCGTCGACGGGACCGGCCCTATTTTTGGAGGTAAATTATTTCCTTTCGTGTTTATCACCATCGCCTGTGGTGCAATCTCTGGCTTTCATGCCCTTATCGCCTCCGGCACTACGCCAAAGCTGCTTAGCAATGAGTGCGACATCCGCATGATCGGCTTCGGTGGCATGGCACTGGAATCTTTCGTTGCAATCATGGCGATCATTGCAGCCACAGTGTTAGACCCCGGCGTGTTCTTTGCTATCAATTCTCCAGCTGGCGTAGTCGGCAAAGAAGCGGCAGATGCGGTGGCAAAAATTTCCAGTTGGGGCTTTCCTGTTACGGTGGTGCAGATGGACTTGCTGGCGCAGCAGATGGGCGAAGCTACCCTGTTCGCACGCACGGGCGGTGCGCCCTCACTGGCGGTCGGCATGGCCAGTATTTTCGGTAGTGCCTTTGGTCAAGGTATGCTTGCCATGTGGTATCACTTCGCCATCATGTTTGAGGCCATCTTCATTCTCACAACGCTGGATGCCGGTACGCGTGTCGGCCGCTTCATGCTGCAAGACATGCTGGGCAATATTTGGAAACCGCTAGGACGCACCTCATGGTATCCATCAGTATTGCTGAGTAGCGGCATCATTGTGGCTGCGTGGGGCTATTTTTTATATATTGGTGTGATTGATCCGAATGGTGGCGTTAATATTCTGTGGCCGCTGTTTGGTATCTCGAATCAAATCCTGGCTGCCATCGCGCTGTGTGTCGCTACTGGCATCCTGATTAAGTCAGACAAGCTAAAATATGCTTGGATCACAGCTTTACCACTTGCCTGGTTGATCATAATTACCAATAGTGCAGCGTGGGAAAAAATCACCAGCACAGATGTACGTATTGGCTTCCTCGCTGCTGCCAATGACCTCGCCACAAAACTCGCATCAGGTCTTCTTTCTCCAGAAAAAGCGACCATCGCACCACAACTCATCTTCAATCAGCGTCTTGATGCAGTACTGACCCTATTTTTTGTCTGCATGTTATGGTTGATCGTGTTCGACATGCTGCGTGTTTGTGTCCGCTACTTTACGGGCAAGCCGGTACCTCCGCTGTCCGAGGTGTCACACCATTTGGCTGGAATGGAGAAAGCGTGGGTACGGGATTGATTAAAAGAAGCGCGAGTGAATCATTGTCCACGGTAAGTGATTCTAGTTTGCCTGTATTGGAAACTACCCAGGATATAAATAGGTACATCACGCAAAACGCTATATTCAGGACAAATAAAACCTGTATCGAACCATTCCCATTTTGGTCATATGTATGGCGCACTATTCGTGAATTGAGTGGAGATGATGCTTACGAACGCTACATTGCACAACATGCCACCCATTATCATGATACGCCGCCGCTAGCACGCAAAGATTTTTTCCTTTACCAGCAACAACAAAAATGGAGCGGTATCCAGCGCTGCTGCTGAGTTGTTACTGACCACAATACACACAGGTTGATGGACTTTATGTTTGAATTATTATAAATTTCACAGATGTTTCCTAAAGTTTTCCATTGCGCAGCCGAGATTAATCTTACCTGTGCAACACTGCAAAAGTGGTTCATTTATTTCTTTCAGGGGTATTCAAGCTGAGCTGAATTGTCAAACATTCAATCTATTGGGTGCAAATTTATTTATAAATTTAACCACGTAAATTAGAGCGAACTCCCTAGGAAGACATATTTTGACTGAAGCTTAGATCAAATACTGAATCAGCCGCATGCACTGTACAAATTGGTAAGTGAGATTAACCGGGATTAGAGCAAAAGAAAGAAGCCATGATACACGACGATTGGACGGAAGTTTCTCGCTTAGCGAAAACATCCGTTCATCCTTCAACAAGCTCAGGACGAACAGATTTACTTCTTCTGTAAGTAGTTTAAAGTTAATTACCCATTCTATTTCTCGTAGAGCCAGATCAAATATTAATTAAGGAGTTTGCATGGTTGTTGAAGTTGGCACGAATAAGAACGGGGCAACACAAATGATAGCGGCAAAAAATCTACGGGTACTGTTGTTGGACGACGACAAGTTTACACTCGAATTTGTTGGCGACATGCTGCTCGAACTAGGTGTTGCCGAAGTCATTAGGGCGGAAAATGGCGAACAGGGACTAGCTATGTTAGCCGGGTTATCATCACAGCCAGATATATTGATATGCGACCTCAGCATGCCTGGAATGGACGGTGTTGGCTTCCTGATGCATCTTGGTATGCAGGGTTACGTTGGCGACGTCATCCTAATCTCAGGGGCCCAACAGCATCTGTTGTCCGGGATGGATATGTATTCCAGCAAGCTTGGCTTGATTCCTTTGGGGACGCTGATAAAGCCAATTGCACGCGATGAACTGGCAGCCGTTATTACCCGATTTTGTCAAGGCAAATGAAAGTTGACTTTCTGCTATTGACGAGATTGCTGAAGTTCTATTTGAAGCGTAATGGTAACCCTTAGATAAATGCAAAATAAACTAAAAAAATTAGACAGATTACACATCTGTTCGTCTTGAGCTTGCCGAAGGATAGCTGGATTGCTAAAGAGTAATCAAGGCTGGGGCCACAGGAAAAAAGTGCATGATGCGCGGCTACTGGATGAAAATTTCTCGCTTGACGAAAAATAAATCTGCTCACTCCTCAATAGGTGATTCAGGGCGAATGGATTGACGTATTCTGCAGGAGATTGATAGTTAATTACCGACTCTATCCCACATAGAACCAAAATAATTAATCAAACAGTCGTATTTGCTTTATCCGAAATTAAGCACGCTACAAATTCAATATTGACAATATTTTCTGAGTAATTCATGGGTGCCCACAATTTGAATCTACAATTAAATATTTACGCTATTTGTGGATTTGATAAACCCAGGGGATACATGAACACAATGCTGCTTTCACAAATCATGAAGTACGTGCCGTGGAATTCTCTTGGACGCATCTTCAGTCATTATGGTGAAGATGCCAGTATTACGCGCTGGCCATATGCCCTCTCCTACCAGTACGTGGCTTTTGTGCCAAAAATCCGACAGGCACAAAACTTGACGTGAAAGACAGTGTACTGAACTCGATTATTATCAATCTGTGTTCGAAACTATTCGGCTGTATCCCATTTCAGCGATGAAAAATCTTTTCGGTATCAATATTTTTACGTTGTTTTGGCGAGCCTGTTCACTTTACATGCTGGCGGCATTTCTGATTACTGCAAATTCTTATGCCGACAATCAAGAACCCGCTATTGTTGTTATTGCGTTCCCTTCGACCAGTGAGAACTCAATCTCCCGAAGCTCGTTACGCGCTATTTTTGGTATGCGTCTAAGCAAATGGCCAGCGGATACCCCGGTCAAGGTTTTCGTGATGAAGGATGATGTACCTGAGCATGGCGCATTCAGCAAAAATATTCTGCAAGTATTCCCCCATCAATTACGATTAGCGTGGGATCGACAGGTATTTTCCGGACAGGGTCAATATCCAGAGCAAGTCGTCTCTCCGCAAGAAATGCTATCTAAAATAGCATCAACTCCGGGAGCGATTGGCTATATCAAAACAAGCGAGGTCACTAATAATGTGCGTATCCTTCAAATTCGCTAAAACTGTAGCTAGAAGATTTGTCCCGTGTGTTTTATTGCTTTGGACTACGTCTACGCATGCCGTAAGCCTAATGGGTAACGAGTTACAGCTGCATGGATTTCTTACGCAAGGCATGGTGATCACCAGCGACAATAATTTTCTCGGTCAGAGTAATAAAAAAGCGAGCACAGATTTTAGAGAAATAGGAGTGAATGCTTCCCTGCGGCCGACTTCAGACTTGCAGCTGTCCGCCGGGTTGCTTTCACATAAGGCCGGGGCGACCGATAACGGCGAAGTGCGACTGGATTATGGGCTAATCGACTGGACTATATCGTCGAGCGAGCAAGGCCGTGGCGGGATTCGCTTGGGGCGGGTGAAGAATGCCTATGGACTGTATAACAAGACACGCGATGTCGCTTTCACTCGTCCCAGTGTTCTCCTACCGCAATCCATATATTTCGAGCGCACGCGCAACGTTACCGTTGCATCTGACGGAGCAGAACTTTATCTCGAACGCTATGGTGAAGTCGGCAACCTTTTCGTGACCTTCGCCCTCGGGCAACCGCAGATTGGTAGTGAAGCGAGCAAGGTGGCCTTGGTTGGCTTGACCCCCAACGGAAGCTTCGAATCGAAATTGGTACCGATTTTACAAGTAATATACGAGATGGACGGTGGCAAGTATCGTCTCGGGTTTACCACCTCGCAACTTGATGCGCGCTACAATCCTGGCGTGAGGGATGTACTTCAGGCGGGGCGGATAAAGTTTACGCCGACGGTTTTTTCTGCCCAATACAACGCCGAATTCTGGAGCCTGACCAGTGAATATGCGCTACGACCAGTTTCAAACCGGAACTTTGGTCCAAATTCTCCAGATTCCACCATGCATGGCCAAAGCTATTATATTCAAGGTAGCTATCGGTTGGCTCCGAAGTGGGAAGCGCTGCTACGTTACGATGTGTTGTACGCTGATAGCGAGGATCGTGATGGCAAAGCATATGCTGCGGCCACGCGCCGGCCAGACTTTACGCGCTTTGCGAAAGACTGGACCACAGGAATACGCTTCGATTTGACCCCCGAGTTTATGCTGCGTGCAGAATATCATCGCATTGATGGCACAGGCTACTTGCCGGCTCAGGATAACCCTGACCCTCGGACTCTGGAGCGCCGCTGGGATATGTTCATGCTACTGGGGTCTTTTCGGTTTTAGTGACTCTCATGTCGGATAGTCGATCCTCTGATTCACACCATAGTACATTCAGATTCTTGAGCCTGAAGTGGAAAGTGCTCCTAACGTTAGGTGTGGTGATGATTTCGGTTAACGGCACACTTTCCTGGCTGCATTTTCATGACTTGAAGACTCGCTTCGAGGAGCAACATACCGCTTCACGCGAGCGCCTGATTTCTGAAGCTATCGCTGTGCACACTGATTCTGCTCTGCGCTTACAAACGATGGCCAGCATGCTCGCAACGGTTGGCGCGGGAGGTGTATTTCAGTTGGAGCCGGTATCTAAGCGGCTTCATGAGCACCTCGATAACTATTGGCCTGTCTTACAACTCGATCTAGACATCAATTCCATGAAGGTGTATTCCAAGACGGGTGCTTCTCTGGCCGCTTGGCATGCAGATGCACTCTCCGATATAGAGCAGAATGACCGTGTACATGCCGTAATTTCGCAAGAGCGCGCCATGCATTGGACACACTGTCGGCAGACATGCACACAGTTTGCTGCAGCTCCAATCCTGTCAGCGGGCCAAGTGGCTGGAGTAGTTGTTTTGGGTAGCTCTCTGACAGAAGTGATTGTTTCCTTCAACCGTTTATCCGGAGCCGATCTTGGCGTGCTGGCCCCTGGCGGCTTTATTATGGATAAAAACTCGCTGGCTAACTTGGGTTTACAGGTAGTCGCACTGAGCGGCTCCGAACGCAATCTTCCTCTACTCCATCAACTAAAGGTTTTGCCCCCGAAGCAAAGCAAAACAAATTGGCAATTAGTATCTTACCAGGACAAGCAATTCGAATTGTCGTTTGTGACTATGGATGATGGCAGTGGCGCATATTCCGGCGCCATGCTAGTGGTGATCGATGATTTGACTCAGTCCTTGGCCGAAATTCGCAAATCAGTGGCGAGCCGTTTACAAGCCGAGCTAGCGACATCATTACTCTCTTTACTATTACTAGCTTTTCTTGTGAATGCGCCCTTGCAGCGCATGACGCGAGCAGTACGGGCAATTCCTTTGCTGGGTCGAAGTGCTTTTGCCGAGGCACGTGCAAAAATTGCTCCACGGGGCCGACGTTTTGTGGATGACGAAATTGACAGTCTGGATGAGGCTGCGGTTGCCTTGTCCTTTCGGTTGGAAACGCTAGAGCAAGAAGTGGCAGCGCATGCTGAAGAGTTACAGGACATGCTACATCGTATTTCAATTGAGCGGGATTTTAATAAGAGCCTGCTCGATACTGCACAGGTCATCATTCTGACACAGTCAGCCAGTGGATCGATTCACAGTTTAAATCGTTATGGAGAGTTTTTAACAGGTTGCAGTGAAGGAGAATTATTGGGCAAATCTTTTATTCAGGCAACTATTCGTCCTGAAACGACTGAAACAGAAACGCAACAGGCATTGCAAGAACTCGCTACGGGAGAACATCGGCACATTCAGCGTGAATCGACTTTAATCAGCAAGCCGGGCGAACAATACCAAATCACCTGGAATCACTCGCGTCTTTCCGGCCAGCCCGGCGAGACGGCAATGATCCTGTCAGTCGGAATTGATCACACCGAACGCAAGCGTGCCGAACAAGACTTACTCAATTTAAATGCAAGTCTGGAAGTTCGGGTTGAGGAACGCACTTTCGAACTCGAACAAGCCAAGCAACAAGCAGAGACAGCCAACCAGGCCAAGAGCGAATTTCTTTCCAACATGAGCCATGAAATTCGCACTCCAATGAACAGCATCATTGGCATGACACAACTGGTGCGACGTACCGAACTTAATTCCAAGCAGCTTGATTATATTTCAAAGATTGATCATTCAGCGCAGCATCTCTTGAGCCTGATCAATGAAATGCTCGACTTTTCCAAAATAGAAGCGGGCAAAATCGAGCTGGATATACTGGATTTTGAACTGAATACAATATTGGAAAACATCTCCAGCCAACTTGGCGAGAACGCTACAAGCAAATGCCTGAAGCTTGTGTTTGACGTTGGCCCTGATTTGTCCCATCCGCTCCGTGGAGACTCATTGCGGTTGTATCAGGTATTGCTTAATTACACCAGCAATGCCATCAAATTTACTGATAAGGGTGAAATAATCGTCCGTGCCCGCATTATCGAAAATCAAGCTCTTGGAACAGACAGCCTGATACGCTTCGAAGTGCAAGATAGCGGTATCGGTATAAGCGCAGAACAAATCGCTCAACTTTTCCAGCCATTTCATCAAGCCGACGCTTCAACCACCCGTAAATATGGCGGCACCGGACTAGGGCTGGCCATCAGCCGACAACTGGCCGAGATGATGGGCGGCGAAGTTGGAGTAGAGAGTCAGCCCGGCAAGGGTAGCACTTTCTGGTTTACTGCCCGACTGGGCAGAGGCGTCAAGCCTGTTACGGCTACTCAAACCATGCCATCGGTTGATCTGAGTATAATCCAAGGTTCATGCATCCTGCTGGTTGAAGACAACCTCTTTAACCAGCAAGTGGCCAAAGAATTGTTGGAAGACGCTGGCGCAACCGTTGTCATCGCCAACAACGGAAAAGAAGCCCTCGAGCTGCTAATTAAAAAACATTTTGACTGCGTCCTGATGGATATGCAGATGCCCGTGATGGATGGCCTTGAGGCTACCCGTCAAATTCGGGCCAATCCTGAGCTCGTGGCCACACGAATAATTGCCATGACCGCCAATGCGGGACGTGAAAATTGGACACGTTGTTTCGACGCCGGCATGGATGATTTCATCACTAAACCGATCGAGTTCCAATTACTTCTTACGACACTTGCTAAATGGCTTGTGCAGCGATCCGACCGAGCTGTACCCGTACCCGCGACGGCCTCATTCCTAGAGTCTGCACCGATGAAAACGACCGCCGCTGGAAGTGCAAGCGACCCAAGCATCATCGATCTATCAATACTGACCAAAATATTAGGAAATCACCCGGATAAAATCCGTAAATATGTCATGATGTTTTTAGATTTGACTCAAGAAGCAATAGTTGAGATCGAAACTGCGCTGGCACATGAAGACATGGCGACACTGAGCGCCCTGGGGCATCGCACCAAATCATCGGCTAGAACTGTAGGTGCAATGGGTTTTGGCGAATTATGTCAAGCGTTAGAGCAGCTCAAGAGTGGCGAAGATACTGAAAAAGCGCGGGACATTGTCGTGCAAATGCGGGCATTACTGGCGCAGATTTCGGAAAGTATCAATAAGTGGTTGGTATGAAATACTATTTAGTAATATTGGTTCGATATAATTCCGCACTTGCCAAAGTAATGGTGCCGGTTTTAATAATCATGCGACTCAGGCTT
This genomic interval from Candidatus Nitrotoga sp. AM1P contains the following:
- a CDS encoding malate dehydrogenase, with product MKAPIRIAITGAAGQISYSLLFRIANGDMLEHEQPIILQLLDIPQAQQTLRGIAMELEDCVFPMLQQVVITDDPKVAFRDAEIVLLIGARPRSKGMERNELIEINAGIFAEHGKILNAFAAPHVKVLVVGNPANTNALIVIHNAPDLNPKNISSMMRLDHNRAIAQVARKLSQPIGNIKKMVVWGNHSGTQYPDLSHAEIRGRNILDILPDHNWIESEFIPTVQKRGTVVIEARGLSSAASAANAVIGHMHDWVLGSHHDDWVTMSVLSDGSYDIPTGVVYGFPVTCHNGDYQIVQNLSIGELGHRHMLENYRELLKEREQIKHLLG
- a CDS encoding carbon starvation CstA family protein; its protein translation is MKNSLVAVLVWIAVALLGSAALGGIALNRGESINALWFVTAALCVYAIAYRFYATWIATKVLLIDPTRATPAERLNNGRDYIPTNRWIVFGHHFAAIAGPGPLVGPTLAAQFGYLPGTLWILFGAVLGGCVQDMVTLFYSTRRNGRSLGQMARDELGAIGGIAALATTLFIMIILIAVLGLVVVNAMKHSPWATSTVAATIPIAMLVGLYMRTIRPGRVLEGSLLGVILLLLAVAGGGWIEHQQNLREFFDYPGLPLAWMVIAYGFAAAILPVWLLLAPRDYLSTYIKLGTVILLMLAIVWMQPNVKMPAFTQFVDGTGPIFGGKLFPFVFITIACGAISGFHALIASGTTPKLLSNECDIRMIGFGGMALESFVAIMAIIAATVLDPGVFFAINSPAGVVGKEAADAVAKISSWGFPVTVVQMDLLAQQMGEATLFARTGGAPSLAVGMASIFGSAFGQGMLAMWYHFAIMFEAIFILTTLDAGTRVGRFMLQDMLGNIWKPLGRTSWYPSVLLSSGIIVAAWGYFLYIGVIDPNGGVNILWPLFGISNQILAAIALCVATGILIKSDKLKYAWITALPLAWLIIITNSAAWEKITSTDVRIGFLAAANDLATKLASGLLSPEKATIAPQLIFNQRLDAVLTLFFVCMLWLIVFDMLRVCVRYFTGKPVPPLSEVSHHLAGMEKAWVRD
- a CDS encoding CstA-like transporter-associated (seleno)protein, giving the protein MGTGLIKRSASESLSTVSDSSLPVLETTQDINRYITQNAIFRTNKTCIEPFPFWSYVWRTIRELSGDDAYERYIAQHATHYHDTPPLARKDFFLYQQQQKWSGIQRCC
- a CDS encoding response regulator, coding for MVVEVGTNKNGATQMIAAKNLRVLLLDDDKFTLEFVGDMLLELGVAEVIRAENGEQGLAMLAGLSSQPDILICDLSMPGMDGVGFLMHLGMQGYVGDVILISGAQQHLLSGMDMYSSKLGLIPLGTLIKPIARDELAAVITRFCQGK
- a CDS encoding substrate-binding domain-containing protein, with product MKNLFGINIFTLFWRACSLYMLAAFLITANSYADNQEPAIVVIAFPSTSENSISRSSLRAIFGMRLSKWPADTPVKVFVMKDDVPEHGAFSKNILQVFPHQLRLAWDRQVFSGQGQYPEQVVSPQEMLSKIASTPGAIGYIKTSEVTNNVRILQIR
- a CDS encoding ATP-binding protein; this encodes MLLTLGVVMISVNGTLSWLHFHDLKTRFEEQHTASRERLISEAIAVHTDSALRLQTMASMLATVGAGGVFQLEPVSKRLHEHLDNYWPVLQLDLDINSMKVYSKTGASLAAWHADALSDIEQNDRVHAVISQERAMHWTHCRQTCTQFAAAPILSAGQVAGVVVLGSSLTEVIVSFNRLSGADLGVLAPGGFIMDKNSLANLGLQVVALSGSERNLPLLHQLKVLPPKQSKTNWQLVSYQDKQFELSFVTMDDGSGAYSGAMLVVIDDLTQSLAEIRKSVASRLQAELATSLLSLLLLAFLVNAPLQRMTRAVRAIPLLGRSAFAEARAKIAPRGRRFVDDEIDSLDEAAVALSFRLETLEQEVAAHAEELQDMLHRISIERDFNKSLLDTAQVIILTQSASGSIHSLNRYGEFLTGCSEGELLGKSFIQATIRPETTETETQQALQELATGEHRHIQRESTLISKPGEQYQITWNHSRLSGQPGETAMILSVGIDHTERKRAEQDLLNLNASLEVRVEERTFELEQAKQQAETANQAKSEFLSNMSHEIRTPMNSIIGMTQLVRRTELNSKQLDYISKIDHSAQHLLSLINEMLDFSKIEAGKIELDILDFELNTILENISSQLGENATSKCLKLVFDVGPDLSHPLRGDSLRLYQVLLNYTSNAIKFTDKGEIIVRARIIENQALGTDSLIRFEVQDSGIGISAEQIAQLFQPFHQADASTTRKYGGTGLGLAISRQLAEMMGGEVGVESQPGKGSTFWFTARLGRGVKPVTATQTMPSVDLSIIQGSCILLVEDNLFNQQVAKELLEDAGATVVIANNGKEALELLIKKHFDCVLMDMQMPVMDGLEATRQIRANPELVATRIIAMTANAGRENWTRCFDAGMDDFITKPIEFQLLLTTLAKWLVQRSDRAVPVPATASFLESAPMKTTAAGSASDPSIIDLSILTKILGNHPDKIRKYVMMFLDLTQEAIVEIETALAHEDMATLSALGHRTKSSARTVGAMGFGELCQALEQLKSGEDTEKARDIVVQMRALLAQISESINKWLV